Proteins found in one Abyssibius alkaniclasticus genomic segment:
- a CDS encoding 2-isopropylmalate synthase, whose protein sequence is MKNRVKFAAIVAALQLGLTAPLAAQSGEIITKQYDTGGVYEGEFLNGMQHGQGTYRLPNGYEYTGQWVEGRIEGQGEARFPNGSVYVGAFMNGRPEGQGRITFADGGTYEGEWVDGKITGSGTAVYANGVIYTGDFVDAVHEGFGIMTSPNGYIYEGQWVGGVKDGTGKITYPDGAIYEGTLVRGERAGTGTLSLPDGLVYTGEWAGGQINGEGVLIQPNGDRYEGTMVNGQREGNGVAVYASGDRYEGSFRADQRHGQGTFTGTDGYAYTGNWVEGKMQGAGRVVYPDGSVYEGEFENDLAHGTGKITYPDGSSYEGSWVNGVIEGSGIARYADGLVYEGEFRNARNHGTGTMTHENGYQYTGEWVDGLREGQGVATYSDGTVYSGNFTAGQRDGFGTILMPEETVVLADGTSTTGRFEYEGEWSAGVINGEGTARYPNGDVYTGVFLDGQRHGRGTMQYATGDVYDGFWLNGRQATEEDAAAAGAN, encoded by the coding sequence GTGAAAAACCGCGTTAAGTTTGCCGCGATCGTTGCGGCGCTGCAATTGGGGCTTACGGCGCCTTTGGCAGCGCAAAGTGGCGAGATCATCACCAAGCAATATGATACGGGAGGTGTCTACGAGGGCGAGTTCCTGAACGGAATGCAGCACGGCCAGGGCACCTACCGGCTTCCCAACGGCTATGAATATACCGGCCAATGGGTTGAAGGCCGCATCGAGGGCCAGGGCGAAGCGCGCTTTCCCAACGGATCGGTCTATGTCGGCGCTTTCATGAACGGGCGCCCCGAAGGCCAGGGCCGCATCACCTTTGCCGATGGTGGCACCTATGAGGGTGAATGGGTCGATGGCAAGATCACCGGCAGCGGCACCGCCGTATATGCGAATGGCGTGATTTACACGGGCGACTTTGTTGATGCCGTTCACGAAGGCTTTGGCATTATGACCAGCCCGAACGGCTATATTTACGAAGGCCAGTGGGTTGGCGGCGTGAAAGACGGCACCGGCAAAATCACCTATCCCGATGGCGCGATTTACGAAGGCACGCTTGTGCGCGGCGAGCGGGCAGGCACCGGCACGCTCAGCCTGCCCGACGGTCTGGTTTATACCGGCGAATGGGCTGGCGGGCAGATCAATGGTGAAGGCGTGCTGATTCAGCCCAATGGCGACCGCTACGAAGGCACAATGGTCAACGGCCAGCGCGAGGGGAATGGCGTTGCGGTCTATGCTTCGGGTGACAGGTATGAAGGCAGCTTTCGTGCTGATCAACGCCACGGTCAGGGCACGTTCACCGGCACCGATGGCTATGCCTATACCGGCAATTGGGTCGAAGGCAAAATGCAGGGCGCGGGCCGTGTCGTTTACCCCGATGGTTCGGTCTATGAAGGCGAGTTTGAAAACGACCTGGCCCACGGCACGGGAAAAATCACCTATCCCGACGGGTCGTCATACGAAGGCAGCTGGGTCAATGGTGTGATCGAAGGCAGCGGCATTGCGCGCTATGCCGATGGTCTGGTCTATGAGGGCGAGTTCCGCAACGCCCGCAACCACGGCACCGGCACCATGACGCATGAGAACGGTTACCAATATACCGGCGAATGGGTCGACGGGCTGCGCGAAGGTCAGGGCGTTGCAACCTATTCCGACGGCACCGTCTATTCCGGCAATTTCACCGCCGGTCAGCGCGACGGGTTTGGCACGATCCTGATGCCCGAAGAAACGGTCGTGCTGGCCGATGGCACAAGCACAACGGGCCGGTTCGAGTATGAGGGCGAATGGTCGGCCGGTGTGATCAATGGCGAAGGCACCGCCCGCTACCCCAACGGCGATGTTTACACAGGTGTATTTCTAGACGGGCAGCGCCACGGGCGCGGCACAATGCAATATGCCACCGGCGATGTGTATGACGGTTTCTGGCTGAACGGCCGCCAGGCCACCGAAGAAGACGCAGCCGCCGCGGGCGCAAACTAG